In Paracoccus aminophilus JCM 7686, a single window of DNA contains:
- a CDS encoding NtaA/DmoA family FMN-dependent monooxygenase (This protein belongs to a clade of FMN-dependent monooxygenases, within a broader family of flavin-dependent oxidoreductases, the luciferase-like monooxygenase (LMM) family, some of whose members use coenzyme F420 rather than FMN.) → MAPRRTLCIGMALAPTWLRGEGWRRPDSNIEGLFSSDFALDIARRAEAVHLDFVFRPDTLSLPLGMLEQSFGFTSLDSTLLMASIARETSHIGLVTTISTMLQQPYIVARQMMSLHWLSNGRAGWNVVTAMQGQENFGMEDLPKSEDRYARAAEFTEVVLKLWDSFPAEAVLMDREAGRYADTALIRPIDHEGPHFRVKGPLNLPARPGPRIPLMQAGASSSGRDFAAGAVDMVFAPTPDIEAAQALRRDLRARAEAHGRDPDAIRLLPGLGLYLAPTRAEAEELFRAVHLRVDRASRIAQLRDWLGVDFSAWPDERVVTLADLPEQANPKSRTHAELLRRVISRQELSLAALLERPEVLSAAHWHVIGTVEDAVAEIRRWSEAGAIDGFVIASGGSVQSMHLALDALIPRLAEEGLFRKAYDGATFADHLGLTEPKGDPSAESGTEAAP, encoded by the coding sequence CACATGGTTGCGCGGCGAGGGCTGGCGGCGCCCCGACAGCAATATCGAAGGGCTGTTTTCCAGCGATTTCGCGCTCGACATCGCGCGCCGGGCCGAGGCGGTGCATCTCGATTTCGTCTTCCGCCCGGACACCTTGTCACTGCCTCTGGGGATGCTCGAGCAATCCTTCGGCTTCACCAGTCTCGACAGCACGCTGCTCATGGCCTCGATCGCGCGTGAAACCTCGCATATCGGGCTGGTCACGACGATTTCGACGATGTTGCAGCAGCCCTATATCGTCGCGCGTCAGATGATGTCGCTGCATTGGCTCAGCAATGGCCGCGCGGGCTGGAACGTGGTGACCGCGATGCAGGGCCAAGAGAATTTCGGCATGGAGGATCTGCCGAAATCCGAGGACCGCTATGCCCGCGCTGCCGAATTCACCGAGGTCGTGCTGAAGCTTTGGGACAGTTTCCCCGCCGAGGCGGTGCTGATGGACCGCGAGGCCGGGCGCTATGCCGATACCGCGCTGATCCGCCCGATCGACCATGAAGGCCCGCATTTCCGCGTGAAGGGCCCGCTCAACCTGCCCGCCCGTCCGGGGCCGCGCATTCCGCTGATGCAGGCCGGAGCCTCGAGCTCGGGGCGCGATTTCGCCGCCGGTGCGGTCGATATGGTCTTTGCGCCCACTCCGGATATCGAGGCGGCGCAGGCTTTGCGTCGGGATCTGCGCGCCCGGGCCGAGGCCCATGGCCGCGACCCCGATGCGATCCGGTTGCTGCCCGGGCTGGGGCTTTACCTCGCGCCGACCCGCGCCGAGGCCGAAGAGCTCTTCCGCGCCGTTCATCTGCGCGTCGACCGCGCCAGCCGGATCGCGCAATTGCGCGACTGGCTCGGGGTCGATTTCTCGGCATGGCCCGATGAGCGCGTGGTGACGCTGGCCGATCTGCCCGAACAGGCCAATCCGAAAAGCCGCACCCATGCCGAGCTGTTGCGTCGCGTGATCTCGCGTCAGGAGCTCAGCCTTGCCGCGCTGCTTGAGCGCCCCGAGGTGCTTTCGGCGGCGCATTGGCATGTGATCGGCACGGTCGAGGATGCGGTGGCCGAAATCCGACGCTGGTCCGAGGCGGGCGCGATCGACGGCTTTGTCATCGCCTCGGGCGGCTCGGTCCAGTCGATGCATCTCGCGCTCGATGCGCTGATCCCGCGGCTTGCCGAAGAGGGGCTGTTCCGCAAGGCCTATGACGGCGCGACCTTTGCCGATCATCTTGGCCTGACCGAACCCAAGGGCGATCCCAGCGCCGAGTCCGGAACCGAGGCCGCCCCCTAG
- a CDS encoding LysR family transcriptional regulator codes for MRLNLWTEIRTAAQVARLGRVSAAAEALGMHHSTAIRHIDALEDALKTKLFQRHARGYTPTEAGEELLRTSNMVIDQLSQMLDRIESSREEVTGQLIVTAIPIMDQLVLPIIKDYQAEHTAVQVLYHADVRTFHLAYGEAHVAFRAGAEPDHPDNVVTPLLDYRLGLYASQSYIRQHGRPETLADLAQHRFVISELGEVRAPFHRWLLERVPEDRITLRTSQSYSAYFAVFTGLGIGFLHPATAPEGMVELFPDQDIPEWATKIWLVTHVDLHRSIKVRNFTRLAQEAAKGWAR; via the coding sequence ATGCGCCTGAACCTTTGGACGGAAATCAGGACGGCGGCGCAGGTCGCGCGGCTGGGTCGGGTCAGTGCGGCGGCCGAGGCTTTGGGGATGCATCACTCGACCGCGATCCGCCATATCGACGCGCTTGAGGATGCGCTGAAGACCAAGCTCTTCCAGCGCCATGCCCGCGGCTATACCCCGACCGAGGCGGGCGAAGAGCTGTTGCGCACCTCGAATATGGTGATCGACCAGCTGTCGCAGATGCTCGACCGCATCGAGAGCTCGCGCGAGGAGGTGACGGGCCAGCTGATCGTGACGGCGATCCCGATCATGGATCAGCTGGTTTTGCCGATCATCAAGGATTATCAGGCCGAGCACACCGCAGTGCAGGTGCTCTATCATGCCGATGTGCGCACCTTTCATCTGGCTTACGGCGAGGCTCATGTCGCCTTTCGCGCCGGGGCAGAGCCCGACCATCCCGACAATGTGGTGACGCCGCTGCTGGATTACCGGCTCGGTCTTTACGCCTCGCAATCCTACATCCGCCAGCATGGCCGCCCCGAGACGCTCGCGGATCTGGCCCAGCATCGCTTCGTGATCTCCGAGCTTGGCGAGGTTCGCGCCCCCTTCCATCGCTGGCTGCTCGAGCGCGTGCCAGAGGACCGGATCACGCTGCGGACCTCGCAAAGCTATTCCGCTTATTTTGCGGTCTTTACCGGGCTTGGCATTGGCTTTTTGCATCCGGCGACCGCGCCCGAGGGCATGGTCGAGCTGTTCCCCGATCAGGACATTCCCGAATGGGCGACCAAGATCTGGCTGGTGACCCATGTCGATCTGCATCGCTCGATCAAGGTGCGCAACTTCACGCGGCTGGCGCAAGAGGCGGCGAAAGGCTGGGCGCGTTAG
- the ilvD gene encoding dihydroxy-acid dehydratase: protein MPAYRSRTTTHGRNMAGARGLWRATGVKDEDFGKPIIAIVNSFTQFVPGHVHLKDLGQLVAREVEAAGGIAKEFNTIAVDDGIAMGHDGMLYSLPSRELIADSVEYMVNAHCADAMVCISNCDKITPGMLMAAMRLNIPSIFVSGGPMEAGKVTLGDGRTVAMDLVDAMVAAADDKISDEDVLAIEQAACPTCGSCSGMFTANSMNCLTEALGMSLPGNGSTLATHSARKALFLEAGRRSVELAKRYYEGEDASVLPRNVMNKAAFNNAMALDIAMGGSTNTVLHILAAAQEGGISFDMDDIDALSRKVPCLCKVAPNKADVHMEDVHRAGGIMSILGELDRGGLLDRSCTTVHAPTLGAAIDQWDIGRSNDTTARDLFLAAPGGVPTQVAFSQSSLWPSLDTDRENGVIRSVEHAFTKDGGLAVLKGNIALDGCVVKTAGVDESILVFSGRAKVYESQDAAVSAILTGKVEAGDVVVIRYEGPKGGPGMQEMLYPTSYLKSKGLGKACALLTDGRFSGGTSGLSIGHVSPEAAAGGAIGLVRDGDRIEIDIPARTIHLAVSEAEMATRRAEQDAKGWKPEQKRQRQVSTALKVYAQFASSADKGAVRVLPE, encoded by the coding sequence ATGCCCGCTTATCGTTCCCGCACAACCACCCACGGCCGCAATATGGCAGGCGCTCGGGGGCTCTGGCGCGCGACCGGGGTCAAGGATGAGGATTTCGGCAAGCCGATCATCGCCATCGTCAACAGCTTCACGCAATTCGTGCCCGGCCACGTCCACCTCAAGGATCTGGGCCAGCTCGTCGCGCGCGAGGTCGAGGCTGCGGGCGGGATCGCCAAGGAATTCAACACCATCGCCGTCGATGACGGGATTGCGATGGGCCATGACGGGATGCTCTATTCGCTGCCCTCGCGCGAGCTGATCGCGGATTCGGTCGAATATATGGTCAATGCCCATTGCGCCGATGCGATGGTCTGCATCTCGAACTGCGACAAGATCACCCCCGGCATGCTGATGGCCGCCATGCGCCTGAACATCCCGTCGATTTTCGTCTCGGGCGGGCCGATGGAAGCGGGCAAGGTCACGCTTGGCGACGGCCGCACCGTGGCGATGGACCTTGTGGACGCGATGGTTGCCGCCGCCGATGACAAGATCTCGGACGAGGATGTTCTGGCGATCGAACAGGCGGCTTGCCCGACCTGCGGTTCCTGCTCGGGCATGTTCACCGCGAACTCGATGAACTGCCTGACCGAAGCGCTTGGCATGTCGCTGCCGGGCAACGGCTCGACGCTCGCCACCCATTCCGCGCGCAAGGCCCTGTTCCTCGAGGCAGGCCGCCGCTCGGTCGAGTTGGCCAAACGCTATTACGAAGGCGAAGACGCCTCGGTTCTGCCGCGCAATGTGATGAACAAGGCCGCCTTCAACAATGCGATGGCGCTGGATATCGCGATGGGCGGCTCGACCAATACGGTTCTGCACATCCTTGCCGCCGCACAAGAGGGCGGGATTTCCTTCGATATGGACGACATCGACGCGCTGTCGCGCAAGGTGCCGTGCCTGTGCAAGGTCGCGCCGAACAAGGCCGATGTGCATATGGAAGATGTGCATCGCGCCGGCGGCATCATGTCGATTCTGGGCGAGCTGGATCGCGGCGGGCTTTTGGACCGCAGCTGCACGACCGTTCACGCGCCGACCCTTGGCGCGGCGATCGACCAATGGGACATCGGCCGCTCGAATGACACCACCGCGCGCGACCTCTTCCTTGCCGCGCCCGGTGGCGTGCCGACGCAGGTCGCTTTCAGCCAGAGCTCGCTCTGGCCGAGCCTCGACACCGACCGCGAAAATGGCGTGATCCGCTCGGTCGAGCACGCCTTTACCAAAGACGGCGGTCTGGCGGTGCTGAAAGGCAATATCGCGCTCGACGGTTGCGTGGTGAAAACCGCGGGCGTGGACGAGTCGATCCTGGTCTTCTCGGGGCGCGCCAAGGTCTATGAAAGCCAGGATGCGGCGGTGTCGGCCATTCTGACCGGCAAGGTCGAGGCGGGCGACGTGGTCGTCATCCGCTATGAAGGGCCGAAGGGTGGGCCGGGGATGCAGGAAATGCTCTACCCGACCTCCTATCTGAAATCGAAAGGTCTGGGCAAAGCCTGTGCGCTGCTGACCGACGGGCGTTTCTCGGGCGGCACTTCGGGCCTCTCGATCGGCCATGTCTCGCCGGAAGCGGCGGCAGGCGGTGCCATCGGTCTGGTGCGCGACGGCGACCGGATCGAGATCGACATTCCCGCCCGCACCATCCATCTCGCCGTGTCCGAGGCCGAGATGGCCACGCGCCGGGCCGAGCAGGATGCGAAAGGTTGGAAGCCCGAGCAGAAGCGTCAGCGTCAGGTCTCGACCGCGCTCAAGGTCTATGCGCAATTCGCCTCGTCCGCCGACAAGGGCGCGGTGCGGGTTCTGCCGGAGTAA
- a CDS encoding ethanolamine ammonia-lyase subunit EutB translates to MPEYLATAKGQRFRFRNLAHVMAAATSERSGDQLAGLAADSALERVAARRVLADLPLTTFLNEALIPYETDDVTRLILDRHDATAFAPFRAMTVGDLRDWLLSPAAQATTMAAAAPGLTPEMVAAVSKLMRNQDLIRVAKKAEVVTAFRNRIGLMGRLATRLQPNHPADDLKGIAVAILDGLLHGAGDAVIGINPASDNLANCRELLLALDDLRAKFEIPTQNCVLTHVTNSMALLEQGAPVDLIFQSVAGTEAANEGFGVSLSMLGEAHEAGLAAARGSIGQNVMYFETGQGSALSADAHHGVDQQTLEVRAYAVARAFDPLLVNTVVGFIGPEYLYDGKQIIRAGLEDHFCGKLLGLPMGVDVCYTNHVQADQDDMDVLSTLLVEAGVNFLITVPGADDVMLGYQSLAFEDLAYLREISGKKAAPEFETWLDAFGLARPGTRALPDPADLARRLGLSA, encoded by the coding sequence TTGCCCGAATATCTTGCCACGGCGAAAGGGCAGCGGTTCCGCTTCCGCAATCTGGCCCATGTGATGGCTGCGGCCACCTCGGAACGCTCGGGCGATCAGCTGGCGGGGCTGGCCGCTGACAGTGCGCTCGAACGGGTCGCGGCGCGGCGGGTGCTGGCCGATCTGCCGCTGACGACCTTTCTGAACGAGGCGCTGATCCCCTATGAGACCGACGACGTCACGCGGCTGATCCTTGATCGCCACGATGCCACGGCCTTCGCGCCCTTCCGCGCCATGACGGTCGGCGATCTGCGCGACTGGCTGCTCTCGCCTGCGGCGCAGGCCACGACCATGGCCGCCGCCGCGCCGGGGCTGACGCCGGAAATGGTCGCGGCGGTCTCGAAGCTGATGCGCAATCAGGATCTGATCCGGGTCGCGAAAAAGGCCGAGGTCGTGACCGCCTTTCGCAACCGCATCGGGCTGATGGGGCGACTTGCCACGCGGTTGCAACCGAACCATCCCGCCGATGATCTCAAGGGCATTGCGGTGGCGATCCTTGACGGGCTTTTGCATGGCGCGGGCGATGCGGTGATCGGCATCAATCCGGCCTCGGACAATCTTGCCAATTGCCGCGAGCTTTTGCTGGCTCTGGACGATCTGCGCGCGAAATTTGAGATTCCGACCCAGAATTGCGTGCTGACCCATGTGACGAATTCGATGGCGCTGCTCGAACAGGGCGCGCCGGTCGATCTGATCTTTCAATCCGTCGCCGGAACCGAGGCCGCGAATGAGGGCTTTGGCGTCTCGCTGTCGATGCTCGGCGAGGCGCATGAGGCGGGCCTTGCTGCCGCGCGCGGCTCGATCGGCCAGAATGTGATGTATTTCGAGACCGGGCAGGGCTCGGCGCTCTCCGCCGATGCCCATCACGGCGTCGATCAGCAAACGCTGGAGGTGCGCGCCTATGCCGTCGCCCGCGCCTTTGATCCGCTGCTGGTCAATACGGTCGTGGGCTTCATCGGGCCGGAATATCTTTATGACGGCAAGCAGATCATCCGCGCCGGGCTCGAGGATCATTTCTGCGGCAAGCTGCTGGGCCTGCCGATGGGGGTGGATGTCTGCTACACCAACCATGTGCAGGCCGATCAGGACGATATGGATGTGCTGTCCACGCTTTTGGTCGAGGCGGGGGTGAACTTCCTGATCACCGTCCCGGGCGCGGATGATGTCATGCTGGGCTATCAAAGCCTCGCCTTCGAGGATCTCGCCTATCTGCGCGAGATCTCGGGCAAGAAGGCCGCACCGGAGTTCGAGACTTGGCTTGATGCCTTCGGTCTGGCGCGCCCCGGCACGCGCGCGCTGCCCGATCCCGCCGATCTGGCGCGCCGTCTGGGGTTGTCGGCATGA